The Metabacillus schmidteae genome has a segment encoding these proteins:
- a CDS encoding DUF4179 domain-containing protein, with translation MKKSHDPFEEFPQNHVRSAIRSGIVQAQEQLDTPRRLRMTNGKRKIIYTLSSVAAVFGILIGSSYYSPALASSLSQIPIIGSVFGNSDLIGLQQAQKNGLTNEIGETQTVNGISVTLDEILYDQNNLTIGLFIESEKELDEFYFGAGMDFTINGNSPAGSSGSYGEDTLSATTRTAIQEINVREEMPEEFELGLMLHGKNGETWFFSTLIEKIADIHKIPVQHSQTVDGLTLNVTELSFSETGLSIAYESSEEETDFEISRGGNIEFLVVDQDGNEITGHSGGATGERVEDRIEFKSSKQFDSVGSHVTELTITPYLVIPSDGGGVEIDANGNETELEYKGDFIQPVDFDSFKVKIP, from the coding sequence ATGAAAAAGTCACATGATCCTTTCGAGGAGTTTCCACAGAATCACGTTCGTTCAGCTATTCGTTCGGGAATCGTTCAAGCACAAGAGCAATTAGATACACCTCGACGTTTGAGAATGACCAATGGCAAAAGGAAAATAATTTATACTTTAAGCAGTGTGGCCGCTGTTTTTGGAATATTAATTGGTTCCTCATACTATTCTCCAGCTTTAGCTAGCAGTTTGTCACAAATACCAATTATCGGTTCTGTTTTCGGGAATTCTGATCTGATCGGTTTACAGCAAGCACAAAAAAATGGGCTAACGAATGAGATTGGGGAGACACAGACGGTCAATGGAATTTCCGTTACACTTGATGAAATTTTATATGATCAAAATAATCTTACAATCGGTCTTTTCATTGAATCTGAAAAGGAACTTGATGAATTTTATTTTGGTGCTGGAATGGATTTTACGATTAATGGGAATTCTCCTGCTGGATCTTCTGGGAGTTACGGTGAAGATACCCTTTCAGCAACAACTCGGACTGCCATTCAAGAAATAAATGTGAGAGAAGAAATGCCGGAGGAGTTCGAACTTGGTTTGATGTTGCATGGGAAAAATGGAGAAACATGGTTTTTCTCAACCCTAATAGAAAAAATTGCCGATATTCATAAAATTCCTGTTCAACATTCACAAACTGTTGATGGGTTGACCCTTAATGTCACAGAATTATCTTTTAGTGAAACTGGTTTAAGTATAGCTTACGAGAGTTCAGAAGAGGAAACAGATTTTGAGATAAGTCGCGGAGGAAATATCGAGTTCTTGGTCGTAGATCAAGATGGAAATGAAATTACAGGTCACTCCGGTGGGGCAACAGGTGAGAGGGTTGAGGATAGAATAGAGTTCAAGAGCAGTAAGCAATTTGACTCCGTTGGTTCTCATGTTACTGAATTGACAATCACTCCTTATTTAGTCATTCCTTCTGACGGGGGAGGAGTGGAAATTGACGCAAATGGTAATGAAACAGAGTTAGAATACAAAGGAGATTTTATACAGCCGGTTGATTTTGACTCTTTTAAAGTGAAAATTCCATAA
- a CDS encoding class I SAM-dependent methyltransferase, whose translation MEFWESSFIDKQTMWGFEPTDSAILTNEFFLEKKIKDILIPGIGYGRNAKVFIENGIDVTGIEISKTAINLARQSGIDSRIFHGSVNDMPFDNKLYDGIFSHALIHLLNKQDREKFIKDCYHQLKPNGYMVFTTVSKKAPMFGKGKQLDKDYFEIMAGVKMYFYDSDSIKQDFGNYGLVELSEIDEPNKNMKDKPSINFLMVICKKEL comes from the coding sequence ATGGAATTCTGGGAATCAAGTTTTATAGATAAACAAACGATGTGGGGATTTGAACCGACAGACTCCGCCATCTTAACGAATGAATTTTTTCTTGAAAAGAAAATTAAGGATATACTGATTCCAGGTATTGGATATGGCAGAAATGCAAAGGTATTTATTGAAAATGGAATAGATGTAACAGGTATTGAGATATCAAAAACTGCGATAAATTTGGCGAGGCAAAGTGGAATTGATAGTAGAATCTTTCATGGTTCAGTAAATGACATGCCCTTTGATAATAAACTCTATGATGGTATATTTTCACATGCACTTATTCATTTATTGAATAAGCAAGACAGAGAGAAGTTTATTAAAGATTGCTATCATCAGTTAAAGCCAAATGGATATATGGTTTTTACAACTGTTTCAAAAAAAGCCCCAATGTTTGGAAAAGGCAAACAGTTGGATAAAGATTATTTTGAGATCATGGCAGGCGTAAAAATGTATTTTTATGATTCTGACTCCATAAAACAGGATTTTGGGAATTATGGGCTGGTAGAGTTATCAGAAATAGATGAGCCAAATAAGAACATGAAAGATAAACCTTCAATAAATTTTCTAATGGTAATATGTAAAAAAGAACTATAA
- a CDS encoding acyl-CoA dehydrogenase family protein — MFTLPKEIEELKVLVRNFAQNHVKPIVRELDQAPADDFNWKIVREGAKLGLHRLPIPKEYGGLGYGILGTSVAMEELAAVDAGTALIFGATMLGQAPILLSADRELQNRFLPLFSSDEPVLASNAITEPDAGCDLLIPENAKYAMNVLSARKEGNEYVINGVKKYITNARVAKFACVYANLEDYVGAEGLTCFVIPLDTDGVTFNGIADKMGYRSCLGTEIVFNNVRVPAENIVGGEGNGMLISIQQMNMARGTVAAISTGIARGAFELATEWAGERIQGGKKLYEHQFTARKLAEMATKIEASRLLYLKASFEADNSLPAPVFEPAVAKLYADRIAIEVAEEAMSVIGARGYIRDHHLEKYMREALGARIYEGTPEVLALAITDFLYQEDKIEEAVW; from the coding sequence TTGTTTACTTTACCGAAGGAGATAGAGGAGCTAAAAGTTTTAGTAAGAAACTTTGCACAAAACCATGTAAAACCAATTGTAAGAGAATTAGATCAAGCACCAGCTGACGATTTTAATTGGAAAATTGTTCGAGAAGGAGCAAAGTTGGGATTGCATCGTTTACCGATACCAAAAGAATATGGTGGCTTAGGATATGGCATATTAGGGACATCTGTTGCAATGGAAGAACTTGCCGCTGTTGATGCAGGTACTGCATTAATATTTGGGGCAACAATGTTAGGACAGGCACCGATTCTTTTATCAGCTGATCGGGAATTGCAAAATCGATTTTTACCGCTGTTTTCAAGTGATGAGCCTGTATTAGCATCAAATGCAATAACGGAACCAGATGCTGGATGCGATCTATTAATACCCGAAAATGCAAAATATGCAATGAATGTTCTTTCCGCTAGAAAAGAAGGTAATGAATATGTAATTAATGGGGTTAAAAAATATATTACAAATGCAAGAGTTGCTAAGTTTGCTTGTGTTTATGCAAATCTAGAAGACTATGTAGGTGCCGAGGGCTTAACTTGCTTTGTTATTCCACTAGATACTGATGGTGTAACGTTTAATGGAATTGCAGATAAAATGGGTTACAGGTCATGCCTAGGAACAGAAATAGTCTTTAATAATGTCCGAGTTCCCGCTGAAAACATCGTTGGTGGAGAAGGAAATGGGATGCTTATATCTATTCAACAAATGAATATGGCAAGAGGAACGGTTGCTGCGATTTCAACTGGGATTGCAAGAGGAGCTTTCGAATTAGCAACCGAATGGGCAGGCGAACGTATTCAAGGTGGTAAAAAGTTATACGAACACCAATTTACTGCTCGAAAACTAGCAGAAATGGCGACAAAAATCGAAGCATCGCGATTATTGTACTTAAAAGCCTCTTTCGAAGCAGATAATTCATTACCGGCTCCAGTGTTTGAACCGGCTGTTGCTAAATTATATGCTGATCGAATCGCTATTGAAGTAGCAGAGGAAGCAATGTCGGTAATAGGAGCAAGAGGGTATATTAGAGATCATCATCTTGAGAAGTATATGAGAGAAGCATTAGGGGCACGGATTTACGAAGGAACACCAGAAGTTCTAGCATTAGCGATTACTGATTTCTTATATCAAGAAGATAAAATTGAAGAGGCAGTCTGGTAA
- a CDS encoding DUF1129 family protein: protein MNAKKLIRLNNKKRKELSKENEEYYSNMLIYIRTNVTASEQQSEELLMELLDHLIEAQAEGKRAEDVFGDNPSAYCDEMLKQLPKEPGKSTLFFIGFLLLQLASIFAIVNGIGDIIIHFIRDSNQTVYVGTAVVTFFIVAAIIFLDVFLILKWLQKSVYKVPNKVKDFLTLFFIITPSIIGMIFIPKFIPPFGYTIEVGGFLYLLVGRAAFIISKLFDRKYQITKV from the coding sequence ATGAACGCTAAAAAATTGATTCGACTTAACAATAAAAAACGTAAAGAGCTTTCGAAGGAAAATGAAGAATATTACAGCAATATGCTAATTTATATCCGAACGAATGTTACAGCATCAGAACAACAATCCGAAGAATTATTAATGGAGCTTTTAGATCATTTAATAGAGGCGCAGGCCGAAGGAAAACGCGCAGAGGATGTATTTGGAGACAATCCATCAGCATACTGTGATGAAATGTTAAAGCAATTACCTAAAGAACCGGGGAAAAGTACACTATTTTTTATAGGATTTTTATTACTGCAGCTAGCAAGCATCTTTGCTATTGTGAACGGAATCGGAGACATCATTATACACTTTATTAGAGATAGCAATCAGACAGTATATGTAGGGACAGCTGTTGTTACTTTTTTTATCGTTGCTGCTATTATTTTCCTCGATGTTTTTCTAATCTTAAAATGGCTGCAAAAATCAGTTTACAAAGTGCCAAATAAAGTGAAAGATTTTTTGACGCTATTTTTTATTATAACTCCTTCTATTATAGGTATGATTTTTATACCTAAATTCATTCCTCCCTTTGGATACACTATAGAAGTCGGTGGATTCTTATACTTACTAGTTGGAAGAGCAGCATTTATCATATCTAAATTGTTTGATCGAAAATATCAAATTACAAAAGTATAA
- a CDS encoding sigma-70 family RNA polymerase sigma factor → MKHDLHTVKRAINGDAEAFEELLFKEEKMLYYKALSYVGKKEDALDAIQETTYNAFLAIGKLRNPEYFSTWLFRILIRECYRLLKERDQTIPYEESELLKRLDRKQDEEIDSFHLSEALSMLNTSYQTSIILFYYHDLSIKDISEVMEKPVSTVKTNLRRARKKLKNELERSYKLNEKVT, encoded by the coding sequence ATGAAACATGATCTACATACGGTAAAAAGGGCGATTAATGGAGATGCGGAAGCTTTTGAAGAATTGCTTTTTAAAGAAGAAAAAATGCTATATTACAAGGCTCTTTCTTATGTTGGTAAAAAAGAAGATGCTTTGGATGCTATTCAGGAAACGACGTACAATGCATTCCTCGCAATAGGAAAATTGAGAAATCCGGAGTATTTTTCAACTTGGCTGTTTAGAATTCTAATACGTGAATGCTATCGGTTGTTAAAAGAACGAGACCAAACGATTCCTTATGAGGAAAGCGAACTGTTGAAGAGATTAGATCGCAAGCAGGACGAAGAGATAGATTCTTTTCATTTGAGTGAGGCATTATCGATGCTAAACACGTCCTATCAAACATCAATCATCTTATTCTACTATCATGACTTGTCTATTAAAGATATTTCCGAAGTGATGGAGAAGCCGGTTAGTACAGTGAAAACAAATTTACGTAGAGCGAGGAAAAAGTTGAAAAATGAATTAGAAAGGAGTTATAAATTAAATGAAAAAGTCACATGA
- a CDS encoding HesA/MoeB/ThiF family protein, which translates to MKGIVEKQNQKNELDFYTQLIERNGTFVREDVQGKLKSSCILVAGCGSTGGASVEPLVRMGATRFILADNGAYELNNLNRQSAFLTDLERNKAEVMKERILSINPYCEVRVYDEGITEVNVSLCVQDADIIIDGVDVTERAGWQAKWLLHEYAAIYKRSVITGWDIGPTQYVQYFNYQNRSDPFYSKINKKDISELGIFKILYKILPLQAISLEMLEDLERNWKNEEYHVPQIVYTSMLFGAISSRLVIDILAGKKLTEHAAIDLQYLFLSNGNKMKLSLKKYKKVLSLVKEL; encoded by the coding sequence ATGAAAGGAATAGTTGAAAAGCAAAACCAAAAAAATGAATTGGATTTTTATACTCAGTTAATTGAACGAAATGGTACCTTTGTTAGAGAAGATGTACAGGGAAAATTAAAAAGTTCGTGCATACTAGTTGCCGGATGTGGCTCAACAGGAGGGGCTAGTGTTGAACCATTAGTACGTATGGGAGCAACAAGGTTTATCCTTGCTGATAATGGAGCATATGAATTAAATAATTTAAATCGGCAATCTGCGTTTTTAACGGATCTTGAGCGGAATAAGGCAGAGGTTATGAAAGAACGCATTCTTTCAATAAACCCATATTGTGAAGTAAGGGTTTATGATGAGGGGATTACAGAAGTTAATGTTAGTCTTTGTGTTCAAGATGCTGACATTATTATCGACGGTGTAGATGTAACAGAGCGCGCGGGTTGGCAAGCAAAATGGTTGCTACACGAATATGCTGCAATTTATAAAAGATCAGTTATTACTGGTTGGGATATCGGACCAACTCAATATGTACAGTACTTTAATTATCAAAATCGATCTGATCCATTTTATTCAAAAATTAATAAAAAGGATATTAGTGAGCTTGGCATTTTTAAAATCTTATATAAAATTTTACCGCTTCAAGCTATTTCTCTTGAAATGCTTGAAGATCTAGAACGGAATTGGAAGAATGAAGAGTACCACGTTCCTCAGATAGTTTATACATCAATGCTTTTTGGGGCCATTTCTTCTAGATTAGTTATTGATATTTTGGCTGGAAAGAAACTAACAGAGCATGCAGCCATTGATTTGCAATATTTGTTTTTAAGCAATGGTAATAAAATGAAACTGTCATTAAAAAAGTATAAAAAAGTACTTTCCTTAGTAAAAGAACTATAG
- a CDS encoding MMPL family transporter has translation MVILIVAGIFAGQLTPLLSGGGWTVDGSDSLKTNELLSKDFTGRSGTSITLVVRDKVNEVKTEEYQQNLQETIDYIEDNEKLDVASMYTYLNAPEDAKASLVGDENTTVAFIGFNEDDGFARNELPSLQEDIKSHFKNSDLEIYLVGAASFWGEINVLSQEGLAKAELITLPLVLIILLLVFGSLVAALTPLIVAVASVVTTLGIMTFIAQQTELSIFVTNAATMLGLGVGIDYSLFMVNRFREEIAKHGDKKKALTTTMKTAGDAVFFSALTIIACMSVLFIVDLGVIQSIALGAIAIVAITLLVSLTLLPAVLYILGANINKGKIPFLSRKKIVKPKFWYNWSHKIMKRPVLFLVLSLIMLGVMAIPSKDLSTFTPDARILPEESDSRMGYEIIQEDFGEGYTSPVYVTVESSGDSFEQVENVEYLSNLSERLSELDHVDIINSLPVIFNNNDSDTIVQTLKGLDHVPEELQGLVNRYIDVEKMVAIIEVIPEHAAASEETRSLVSEIKKEIKDVNTPENINTYVGGETAEGIDSNQVIEGSFTKVLIVMLIIGYFILLLTFKSVWLPLKAILMNLVSLGATYGILIFVFQYGNGSELLNFTPADYVQNFVPILLLTLLFSLSTDYEVFLISRIKEDYEKGFDNEESVATGLQATAPMISGAAVLMIAVFGAFTITSVLPIQQLGLGMAVAIAIDATIIRLILVPVSMRLLGDLNWWFPGKKVKKPSRAVAK, from the coding sequence GTGGTGATCCTCATTGTAGCTGGGATATTTGCTGGTCAATTGACCCCACTGTTAAGTGGAGGAGGTTGGACTGTTGATGGCTCAGATTCTTTAAAAACAAATGAGTTGCTTTCTAAGGATTTTACAGGTCGATCAGGAACATCCATTACCTTAGTAGTTAGAGATAAAGTGAATGAAGTTAAAACCGAAGAGTATCAGCAAAATTTACAAGAAACGATTGACTATATTGAGGACAATGAAAAATTAGACGTCGCAAGTATGTATACATACCTTAATGCACCTGAAGATGCAAAGGCGAGTTTAGTTGGTGATGAAAACACAACTGTAGCATTTATTGGGTTTAATGAGGACGACGGTTTTGCTAGAAATGAATTACCTTCTCTTCAAGAGGATATTAAAAGTCATTTTAAAAATAGTGATCTTGAAATCTATCTTGTAGGTGCTGCCTCGTTTTGGGGAGAAATTAATGTATTGAGCCAAGAGGGACTAGCCAAAGCTGAATTAATAACCTTACCATTGGTGCTTATCATATTGCTATTAGTCTTTGGATCATTGGTTGCTGCACTTACTCCTTTAATTGTTGCTGTTGCATCAGTAGTGACAACTTTAGGGATCATGACATTTATTGCACAGCAAACAGAACTTTCCATATTTGTAACAAATGCTGCAACAATGCTAGGTCTTGGTGTAGGAATTGATTATTCATTATTTATGGTAAACCGTTTTAGGGAAGAAATAGCAAAACACGGTGATAAGAAGAAGGCTTTAACGACTACAATGAAAACTGCAGGTGATGCTGTTTTCTTTTCAGCACTAACGATTATTGCATGTATGTCTGTATTATTCATTGTTGATTTAGGAGTTATTCAATCAATTGCATTAGGAGCAATTGCAATTGTTGCAATAACATTGCTTGTAAGCTTAACTCTACTACCTGCAGTTTTGTACATTTTAGGTGCTAATATTAATAAAGGGAAAATTCCTTTTCTATCAAGAAAGAAAATAGTAAAACCGAAATTCTGGTACAACTGGTCACACAAGATAATGAAGAGACCTGTGTTATTTTTAGTTCTTTCCTTAATAATGTTAGGTGTGATGGCAATACCTTCAAAAGATTTAAGTACATTTACACCTGATGCCAGAATATTGCCGGAAGAATCTGATTCACGAATGGGTTATGAAATTATACAAGAAGATTTTGGCGAAGGCTACACATCACCTGTGTATGTTACAGTGGAATCTAGTGGTGATAGCTTTGAACAAGTTGAAAACGTTGAATATCTTAGTAACTTGTCTGAACGGTTAAGTGAACTAGATCATGTAGATATTATTAATTCTCTGCCGGTTATTTTCAATAATAATGATTCAGATACAATTGTTCAGACATTAAAAGGGTTAGATCATGTTCCTGAGGAATTACAAGGATTAGTCAACCGCTATATAGATGTTGAGAAAATGGTTGCTATTATTGAGGTTATTCCTGAACATGCTGCTGCTTCGGAGGAAACTAGAAGTTTAGTGTCTGAAATTAAAAAGGAAATAAAAGATGTTAATACGCCAGAAAACATAAACACATATGTTGGTGGAGAAACAGCGGAAGGAATAGACAGTAATCAGGTAATTGAGGGCAGCTTTACAAAAGTACTTATCGTAATGCTAATTATTGGATACTTTATTCTTTTACTAACATTTAAAAGTGTATGGTTGCCGTTAAAAGCAATTTTAATGAATTTAGTATCTCTTGGTGCAACTTATGGAATTCTTATTTTTGTGTTTCAATATGGTAACGGTTCGGAATTATTAAATTTCACACCTGCAGATTATGTGCAAAATTTTGTTCCGATCCTGCTACTTACCCTATTATTTAGTTTAAGTACTGACTATGAAGTATTTTTAATCAGCAGAATAAAAGAGGATTATGAAAAAGGGTTTGATAATGAAGAAAGTGTTGCAACAGGCTTACAGGCAACTGCCCCAATGATATCCGGTGCAGCCGTCCTTATGATCGCTGTGTTTGGTGCATTTACTATTACAAGTGTCTTACCGATCCAGCAATTAGGTTTAGGAATGGCCGTTGCAATCGCAATTGATGCAACGATAATTCGATTAATCTTAGTTCCTGTATCGATGCGTTTACTAGGGGATTTAAACTGGTGGTTCCCAGGCAAGAAGGTAAAGAAACCATCAAGAGCAGTTGCGAAGTAG